In Rhizobium lusitanum, a genomic segment contains:
- a CDS encoding Zn-dependent oxidoreductase — protein MVAIAVRAPHRLALEDDNSSAELAPGEVSIRVVRAGICGSDIHILHGSNPFVVYPRIIGHEFAGTVEAIGAGVSRLAIGDRVVADPVISCGKCHPCRIGRSNVCANLQVIGVHRDGGFRSVAVVPEENAVKVSPSLGLDIAALAEPLAVAANVLSRTGCGPEDVVLIYGAGTVGLTVLQVAKMKGARCIIADIDDQRLERAREFGADIAFNSLEMSVADMVAGELDGLGPSVVIDGAGIPALLEEACRVAAPAGRIGLLGFSAAPCNVSQQEIVRKELSLVGSRLNRRFIPEVVGWLESGALKPAAMITQTFAAADAAAAFELIERHPEKTLKVQLAFDA, from the coding sequence ATGGTTGCGATAGCAGTGCGCGCGCCTCATCGGCTGGCGCTGGAGGACGATAATTCTTCTGCCGAACTGGCGCCGGGCGAAGTGTCGATCCGGGTTGTCAGGGCTGGCATATGCGGCTCCGACATCCACATCCTGCACGGTTCGAACCCCTTCGTCGTCTATCCCCGTATCATCGGTCATGAGTTTGCCGGCACAGTGGAGGCGATCGGCGCCGGCGTTTCGCGTCTGGCGATCGGCGACCGCGTCGTCGCCGATCCGGTCATCTCCTGTGGCAAGTGCCATCCCTGCCGTATCGGACGTTCGAATGTCTGCGCCAATCTGCAGGTGATCGGTGTGCACCGCGACGGTGGCTTCCGCTCGGTCGCCGTGGTGCCGGAGGAGAATGCGGTAAAGGTTTCGCCGTCTCTCGGATTGGATATCGCCGCCCTTGCCGAGCCGCTGGCGGTTGCCGCCAACGTGCTGTCGCGCACCGGCTGTGGCCCAGAGGACGTGGTCTTGATCTATGGCGCAGGCACGGTGGGTTTGACCGTGTTGCAGGTTGCCAAGATGAAGGGCGCGCGCTGCATCATTGCCGACATTGATGATCAGCGTCTCGAGCGTGCCCGCGAATTCGGCGCTGACATCGCGTTCAACTCGCTGGAGATGTCCGTTGCGGACATGGTCGCCGGCGAGCTCGATGGGCTCGGTCCTTCGGTCGTTATCGACGGTGCCGGCATCCCAGCGCTGCTGGAGGAGGCCTGCCGCGTGGCGGCGCCAGCCGGCAGGATCGGATTGCTCGGCTTTTCGGCTGCTCCTTGCAATGTCAGCCAGCAGGAAATCGTCCGCAAGGAACTGAGCCTCGTCGGCTCCCGCCTTAACCGCCGTTTCATTCCAGAGGTGGTCGGCTGGCTGGAAAGCGGCGCGCTCAAGCCGGCTGCCATGATCACGCAGACCTTTGCCGCCGCCGATGCCGCGGCTGCCTTTGAGCTTATCGAACGGCACCCAGAGAAGACGCTCAAAGTCCAACTCGCCTTCGACGCATGA
- a CDS encoding mannitol dehydrogenase family protein, with protein MMERLSARTQLHDLIESPSYDRQALKPGIVHIGLGAFHRAHQAIYTDAALAHAFGSWGIVGVSLRSMEIAQDMRAQNCLYSVVARDRSGDSVRVVGSIVEALAANEDGKTVLARLADPAIHIVTLTVSEKAYGIDPVNGGLDHAHPAIAHDLKSPISPVSVVGYLTEGLARRRAAGLPPFTVLCCDNLPSNGRIVRRLVIEMAAARDPALAEWISETVSFPCSMVDRIVPAATAETRVRAEKLLGVEDRLSIEAETFSQWVIEDDFVGERPAWEAGGALFVENVEPYEKMKLRLLNGSHSLIAYLGQLQKLEFVRDVMAVPENVALVRRHMQAAVRTLDPVPGIDLAHYMDQLVERFANPAIAHRTQQIAMDGSQKLPQRLFQPAVDALSGGEDAAEFAFATAVWIAYLKQAETVDDPRAKELLKAVAEEMAAGDETVSFFAMPGLFPSELQANRAWREQVKSLLKSLQ; from the coding sequence CTGATGGAACGCTTGAGCGCCCGGACACAACTGCATGATCTGATTGAATCTCCCTCCTACGATAGGCAGGCGCTGAAGCCGGGGATTGTTCACATCGGCCTCGGTGCTTTTCATCGCGCGCACCAGGCCATTTATACCGATGCGGCGCTGGCGCACGCGTTTGGAAGCTGGGGTATTGTCGGTGTCAGTCTGCGCTCGATGGAGATTGCGCAGGATATGCGGGCCCAGAATTGCCTTTATAGTGTCGTTGCACGTGATCGCTCTGGCGACAGCGTCCGGGTCGTCGGTTCGATTGTCGAGGCGCTTGCAGCCAACGAGGATGGGAAGACAGTTCTCGCGCGGCTTGCCGATCCGGCGATCCATATCGTCACGCTGACCGTCAGCGAGAAAGCCTATGGCATTGACCCCGTTAATGGTGGACTCGATCATGCCCATCCTGCCATCGCCCATGATCTGAAATCTCCGATCAGTCCCGTGAGCGTGGTTGGGTATCTAACGGAAGGGCTCGCCCGCCGGAGAGCTGCCGGCTTGCCGCCCTTCACCGTGCTTTGCTGTGACAACCTGCCGAGCAATGGCCGCATCGTCCGGCGTCTCGTGATCGAGATGGCGGCGGCGCGCGATCCCGCTCTGGCAGAATGGATATCCGAGACCGTGTCCTTTCCGTGCAGCATGGTGGACCGCATTGTCCCGGCTGCAACGGCAGAGACGCGCGTTCGAGCCGAAAAACTGCTGGGCGTGGAAGACAGGCTGTCGATCGAAGCCGAGACCTTCTCGCAATGGGTGATCGAGGATGATTTCGTTGGAGAGCGTCCGGCGTGGGAAGCGGGCGGCGCGCTCTTCGTTGAGAATGTCGAGCCCTACGAGAAGATGAAGCTGCGGCTGCTGAACGGTTCGCACTCGCTGATCGCCTATCTCGGGCAATTGCAGAAGCTTGAATTCGTCCGCGACGTCATGGCGGTGCCGGAGAACGTCGCCCTTGTCCGGCGGCATATGCAGGCGGCGGTTCGCACGCTTGATCCGGTGCCGGGCATCGATCTCGCTCATTATATGGATCAGCTGGTGGAACGGTTTGCCAATCCGGCCATCGCTCATCGCACACAACAGATCGCCATGGATGGATCGCAGAAACTGCCGCAGCGCCTCTTTCAGCCTGCGGTCGATGCTCTTTCTGGAGGGGAGGATGCCGCCGAATTCGCTTTCGCGACAGCGGTTTGGATCGCTTATCTAAAGCAGGCCGAGACTGTCGACGATCCTCGTGCCAAGGAACTGTTGAAAGCGGTGGCCGAGGAAATGGCGGCAGGCGACGAAACCGTGTCCTTCTTCGCTATGCCGGGACTTTTCCCCAGCGAGCTTCAAGCAAACAGAGCTTGGAGAGAGCAGGTCAAGTCATTGCTGAAGTCGCTTCAATGA
- the uxuA gene encoding mannonate dehydratase: protein MRHTWRWFGPVDKVSVKDAVQAGADGIVSSLHHIPTGVAWPLEEIRKRQEEVRQGGLEWELVESIPISESIKTMSGDWKAHVKAWAETLRRLAEAGISTVCYNFMPVLDWTRTDLHWPTPSGAKAMRFDLVDFVAFDLHLLQRPDAAADYSPDLVEAAARRFAEMPEERRLVLSRSIGAGLPGQAEAYTLAELRTELARYGAIDAERLRGHLVDFLSEVVPVAEKLGMRLCAHGDDPPWPLLGLPRILSSEADYAHILKAVDSPANGVTFCTGSLGARGDNDLPAMISRLASRIHFVHLRNVRRETASQPGSFFEDEHLEGNADMVAVIAAIVSEERRRKAEGRADHTIFMRPDHGQEILDDVARGAQPGYPAIGRLKGLAELRGIERALSHPQYGLVR from the coding sequence ATGAGACATACGTGGAGATGGTTTGGGCCGGTCGACAAGGTCAGCGTCAAGGACGCGGTTCAGGCCGGCGCTGACGGTATCGTCAGCTCTCTCCATCATATCCCGACCGGTGTTGCCTGGCCGCTAGAGGAAATTCGTAAGCGCCAGGAAGAGGTTCGCCAGGGCGGATTGGAATGGGAACTGGTCGAGAGCATCCCAATCTCCGAAAGCATCAAGACCATGTCCGGCGACTGGAAGGCGCATGTGAAGGCATGGGCGGAGACGCTGCGCCGCCTGGCTGAAGCCGGGATCTCGACGGTCTGCTACAATTTCATGCCCGTCCTCGACTGGACACGTACGGATCTGCACTGGCCGACGCCGAGCGGCGCCAAGGCCATGCGCTTCGATCTCGTCGATTTCGTCGCCTTCGATCTACATCTTCTCCAGCGGCCGGATGCGGCAGCTGATTATTCTCCGGACTTGGTCGAGGCGGCCGCGCGGCGCTTTGCCGAGATGCCGGAGGAACGGCGTCTTGTTCTTTCCCGCAGCATCGGCGCTGGCCTTCCCGGGCAGGCGGAAGCCTACACGCTGGCGGAACTGCGCACCGAGCTTGCGCGCTATGGCGCCATTGATGCCGAACGCCTTCGTGGCCATCTGGTCGATTTCCTGTCCGAGGTGGTGCCGGTTGCCGAAAAGCTGGGCATGCGGCTTTGCGCTCATGGAGACGATCCGCCGTGGCCGCTTCTCGGCCTGCCGCGCATTCTCTCGAGCGAGGCGGACTACGCCCACATATTGAAGGCGGTCGACAGCCCCGCCAACGGCGTCACCTTCTGCACGGGGTCGCTCGGTGCGCGCGGGGACAATGATCTCCCGGCAATGATCTCGCGGCTGGCCTCGCGCATTCACTTCGTCCATCTGCGCAATGTTCGCCGCGAAACGGCATCGCAGCCTGGCTCCTTCTTCGAAGACGAGCATCTTGAAGGAAACGCCGATATGGTCGCGGTGATCGCCGCGATCGTTTCGGAAGAGCGGCGACGCAAGGCCGAGGGGCGTGCGGATCATACGATCTTCATGCGGCCCGACCACGGACAGGAAATTCTGGACGACGTCGCACGCGGCGCGCAGCCGGGTTACCCTGCTATCGGCCGGTTGAAGGGTCTCGCGGAGTTGCGCGGCATCGAGCGGGCTCTGTCTCACCCCCAATATGGGTTGGTACGCTGA
- a CDS encoding GntR family transcriptional regulator — translation MAQTEKQSTTLLAIDPKLPMAPQIYGSIRQSILDLRLTPKQALSEKELALMLGVSRTPVREALIKLSEDGLVDIFPQRGTFVAPIRVAEVLEAQFIREALEVSVVGRVAEISDPAIIARLQESLARQKRAVDNGDLDGFLAEDENFHFILSASVNLTRAWKVIQNVKGQLDRVRVLSLPEPGHLAELYEQHQAIVTSIKSGNAAAAKKHMTKHLQQVFRTIDKLLARRPEIFFD, via the coding sequence TTGGCCCAGACCGAAAAACAATCGACAACCCTGCTTGCGATCGATCCGAAGCTGCCGATGGCACCGCAGATCTATGGCAGCATTCGCCAGTCGATCCTCGATCTCCGCCTAACGCCCAAGCAAGCCTTGAGTGAAAAGGAACTGGCCCTCATGCTCGGCGTCAGCCGCACGCCTGTTCGCGAAGCGCTGATCAAACTTTCCGAGGACGGGCTGGTCGATATCTTCCCCCAACGCGGCACATTCGTCGCGCCGATCCGCGTTGCGGAAGTTCTGGAGGCGCAATTCATCCGCGAGGCGTTGGAGGTCTCCGTCGTCGGGCGCGTTGCCGAGATATCCGATCCCGCCATCATAGCCCGCCTGCAGGAGAGCCTGGCGCGGCAGAAGCGCGCTGTCGACAATGGTGACCTGGATGGATTCCTAGCGGAAGACGAGAATTTCCATTTCATCCTGTCCGCCTCCGTCAATCTGACGCGGGCCTGGAAGGTTATCCAGAACGTCAAAGGCCAGCTTGATCGCGTGCGCGTTCTGAGCCTGCCGGAGCCCGGTCACCTGGCCGAACTCTACGAGCAGCATCAGGCGATCGTCACCTCGATTAAATCCGGTAATGCGGCGGCGGCCAAGAAGCACATGACCAAGCATCTCCAACAGGTCTTCCGCACCATTGATAAGCTGCTGGCACGGAGGCCTGAGATCTTCTTCGATTGA
- a CDS encoding aldo/keto reductase, protein MDYRKLGPSGAVVTAYCLGTMTFGAEADETASHRLLDDYFAWGGNFIDTADVYSAGKSEEIIGRWLKARPNEARQAVIATKGRFPMGNGPNDIGLSRRHLNQALNDSLRRLDVDHIDLYQMHAWDALTPIEETLRFLDDAVSAGKIGYYGFSNYVGWHIAKAVEIAKARGYTRPVTLQPQYNLLVRDIELEIVAACQDAGMGLLPWSPLGGGWLTGKYKRDNTPTGATRLGENPNRGSESYTARNAQDRTWAIITTVEEIAKARDVSMAQVALAWTAARPAVTSVILGARTPEQLADNLGAAKLALSEAEMDRLNEISAPQPAEYPYGTGGTNQRHRKIEGGR, encoded by the coding sequence ATGGATTATCGCAAGCTCGGCCCTAGCGGGGCTGTCGTCACGGCATATTGCCTTGGCACCATGACCTTCGGTGCCGAGGCGGACGAAACCGCATCCCACAGATTGCTGGACGATTATTTCGCCTGGGGCGGCAATTTCATCGATACCGCCGACGTCTACAGCGCCGGCAAGTCGGAGGAGATCATCGGACGTTGGCTGAAGGCCCGGCCCAACGAGGCACGGCAGGCTGTCATCGCCACCAAGGGGCGCTTTCCGATGGGCAACGGCCCGAACGATATCGGCCTGTCACGCCGGCATCTCAATCAGGCATTGAACGACTCGCTGCGCCGGCTCGACGTCGACCATATCGACCTCTACCAGATGCATGCCTGGGATGCGCTGACCCCGATCGAGGAGACATTGCGCTTTCTCGACGACGCCGTTTCCGCCGGCAAGATCGGCTATTACGGCTTCTCCAACTATGTCGGCTGGCACATTGCCAAGGCCGTCGAAATCGCTAAGGCGCGCGGCTATACGCGGCCAGTTACGCTGCAGCCGCAATATAATCTGCTGGTCCGCGACATCGAGCTTGAGATCGTCGCGGCCTGCCAGGATGCGGGCATGGGCTTGCTGCCATGGTCGCCGCTTGGCGGCGGCTGGCTAACCGGCAAATACAAGCGCGACAACACACCGACCGGCGCTACCCGTCTCGGCGAGAACCCCAATCGGGGCAGTGAGTCCTATACGGCGCGCAATGCTCAGGATCGGACCTGGGCGATCATCACCACAGTCGAGGAGATCGCCAAGGCGCGGGACGTCAGCATGGCGCAGGTGGCGCTTGCCTGGACGGCGGCACGGCCGGCCGTGACCTCCGTGATCCTCGGCGCCCGCACACCGGAACAACTCGCCGACAATCTCGGCGCGGCGAAACTGGCGCTGTCGGAAGCTGAGATGGACAGGCTGAACGAGATCAGCGCACCGCAGCCGGCGGAATATCCCTACGGCACGGGCGGCACCAACCAGCGCCACCGCAAGATCGAAGGTGGCCGCTAA
- a CDS encoding alkyl sulfatase dimerization domain-containing protein, with amino-acid sequence MTQEALFERLWNGTAKMEEWTEAVSGGAITTVADNIITVHTTYFCGSVTAIRTAEGLVLIDTAKPESAERTLAVIRSWDNSPIHTVIYTHGHIDHTSGIKVIDEEADRRGAPRPRVIAHRNVLRRLERYEASHGFSSIVQGQQFDMPGYVYPIGQRRPDLVYDDTLALTIGGERIELCHGRGETDDATFVWLPEKRVLASGDFVIWVFPNAGNPRKVQRYAPDWATALRRMEQLKPAILIPGHGPVIFGEARALQLLRDGAEALEHLTTGTLDLMNRGATLDEVLHSVSVPAEYLAKPYLVPKYDGPEFLVRGIYHLYAGWFDGNPAHLKPARTAELASELAMLAGGADKLAERAATLAESGETRLAAHLAEFASAAAPLDKQIQATRAFVLQRCIEAETSLIGKAIFAVFQRDAEKRAQ; translated from the coding sequence ATGACACAGGAAGCGTTGTTCGAACGGCTTTGGAACGGCACCGCCAAAATGGAAGAGTGGACAGAGGCCGTGTCTGGGGGCGCGATTACCACCGTTGCCGACAACATCATCACCGTTCACACGACATATTTTTGTGGGAGCGTCACCGCGATCCGTACCGCCGAAGGGCTCGTCTTAATAGACACGGCAAAGCCCGAATCTGCCGAACGGACGCTCGCCGTGATCCGGAGCTGGGACAACAGCCCGATCCATACTGTGATCTACACGCATGGACATATCGACCACACCAGTGGCATCAAGGTGATCGATGAGGAAGCTGATAGAAGAGGTGCTCCCCGACCTCGAGTGATTGCTCACCGAAACGTGCTGCGCCGGCTGGAGCGCTACGAAGCATCACATGGCTTCAGCAGTATCGTCCAGGGTCAGCAGTTCGATATGCCGGGCTACGTCTACCCCATCGGTCAGCGACGCCCTGATCTGGTTTACGATGATACTCTCGCGCTGACGATCGGTGGAGAGCGGATTGAGCTCTGCCACGGACGCGGAGAGACGGACGACGCTACCTTCGTATGGCTGCCAGAAAAGCGCGTCCTCGCCAGCGGCGATTTCGTGATCTGGGTTTTCCCCAATGCCGGCAACCCGCGCAAGGTTCAGCGATACGCGCCAGACTGGGCGACAGCGTTGCGCCGAATGGAACAATTGAAACCGGCTATCCTTATCCCCGGCCACGGACCTGTCATTTTTGGCGAGGCTAGAGCACTTCAACTATTGCGGGATGGCGCCGAAGCCCTTGAGCATCTCACGACAGGCACCCTTGACCTCATGAACCGAGGCGCGACGCTTGACGAGGTTCTGCATTCGGTCTCAGTGCCGGCAGAATATCTAGCGAAGCCCTATTTGGTGCCCAAATACGATGGCCCTGAATTTCTCGTCCGTGGCATCTACCATCTTTACGCGGGGTGGTTCGATGGCAACCCGGCTCATCTGAAACCGGCAAGAACGGCCGAACTCGCATCCGAATTGGCCATGCTCGCGGGTGGAGCGGATAAACTGGCCGAACGGGCGGCGACCCTTGCTGAAAGTGGTGAGACACGCCTGGCAGCGCATCTTGCCGAATTTGCCAGCGCCGCCGCTCCGCTGGACAAGCAAATTCAAGCGACAAGAGCGTTCGTCCTCCAACGGTGTATCGAAGCGGAGACTTCGCTCATCGGCAAAGCAATTTTTGCCGTGTTTCAGCGTGACGCGGAGAAGCGGGCTCAGTAA
- a CDS encoding gamma-glutamyl-gamma-aminobutyrate hydrolase family protein yields the protein MTRPVIGVIGNARLVESRFAAQLVGDNNLRAITEVAGALPLMFAGSPSLTDIPDLLDTVNGVLLTGARANVHPSHFNTEPHPKHEPYDEDRDAVAMPLIRACVERGLPVFGICRGFQEMNVAAGGSLHPEIRELPGRMNHRMPRLENGEIHPDLEVVFADRHDVRLVPGGTFARIFGRDVIRVNSLHGQGVLELGEQVVAEGIAEDGTIEAIRFKDAREFALGVQWHAEHDPQTNPVNRALFQAFGDAVRRHKNSR from the coding sequence ATGACGAGACCCGTGATCGGCGTCATCGGGAACGCCCGCCTTGTGGAGAGCCGCTTCGCCGCCCAGCTTGTTGGAGACAACAATTTGCGGGCCATAACCGAAGTTGCCGGTGCCCTGCCGTTGATGTTTGCCGGCAGTCCGAGCCTCACCGACATTCCGGATCTGTTGGATACGGTCAACGGCGTGCTGCTGACGGGCGCCAGGGCCAATGTTCATCCTAGCCACTTCAACACCGAGCCCCATCCCAAGCATGAGCCGTATGACGAGGATCGCGATGCCGTGGCGATGCCGCTGATCAGGGCCTGCGTCGAGCGCGGCTTGCCCGTCTTCGGCATATGCCGCGGCTTTCAGGAGATGAATGTGGCGGCCGGCGGCTCGCTGCACCCAGAAATTCGCGAATTGCCCGGACGCATGAACCACCGGATGCCACGTTTGGAGAATGGAGAAATCCATCCTGATCTGGAGGTGGTTTTTGCCGATCGCCACGATGTTCGGCTTGTGCCGGGCGGAACCTTCGCACGCATCTTCGGCCGGGATGTGATCCGCGTGAACTCGCTGCATGGACAAGGTGTCCTCGAGCTTGGCGAACAGGTAGTAGCGGAGGGGATTGCCGAGGATGGCACAATCGAGGCGATCCGCTTCAAGGACGCTCGGGAATTTGCACTCGGCGTGCAATGGCACGCCGAGCATGATCCGCAAACCAATCCCGTGAACCGCGCCCTATTCCAGGCGTTCGGGGACGCGGTGAGACGGCACAAGAACAGCCGTTAG
- a CDS encoding aldo/keto reductase — protein MEYRNLGASGLRVPVLSFGAGTFGGSGPLFGAWGTTDAVEARRLVDICLEAGVNLFDTADVYSAGASEDVLGQAIRGRRDAVLISTKTALPTGDGPADWGTSRSRLIRSVDDALRRLGTEYIDLLQLHAFDASTPIEEVLSTLDGLVKAGKLRYVGASNFAGWELMKSLAVSEKHAYPRYVAHQVYYSLAGRDYEWELMPLAADQNVGALVWSPLAWGRLTGKIRRGQPLPEKSRLHETASFGPPVDDEKLFDIVEVLHEIAAETGKTVPQIAINWLIGRPTVSSVIIGARNEEQLRQNLGAVGWSLSKEQVGKLDKVSAALSPYPYFPYRNQEGFAKLNPPLT, from the coding sequence ATGGAATATAGAAATCTCGGCGCATCCGGCCTTCGGGTGCCGGTCTTGAGCTTTGGAGCCGGCACCTTCGGTGGCAGCGGTCCGCTGTTTGGTGCCTGGGGGACGACTGATGCGGTAGAAGCACGCCGTCTTGTCGATATCTGCCTGGAGGCGGGCGTCAATCTCTTCGATACGGCGGATGTCTATTCCGCCGGCGCATCGGAGGACGTGCTGGGTCAGGCGATCCGGGGCCGTCGCGATGCCGTTCTGATCTCGACCAAGACAGCGCTTCCGACCGGCGACGGGCCAGCCGATTGGGGCACGTCGCGCTCCCGGCTGATCAGATCCGTGGACGACGCCCTGCGCCGTCTCGGAACCGAATATATCGATCTGCTGCAATTGCATGCTTTTGATGCCTCAACGCCGATAGAGGAGGTGCTTTCCACACTCGATGGTCTCGTGAAAGCGGGCAAGCTCCGCTATGTCGGCGCTTCCAATTTCGCCGGCTGGGAACTGATGAAGTCGCTGGCCGTCTCGGAGAAACATGCCTATCCCCGCTATGTCGCCCACCAAGTCTACTACTCGCTTGCGGGCCGCGACTATGAATGGGAGTTGATGCCGCTTGCCGCCGATCAGAATGTCGGTGCGCTCGTCTGGAGCCCGCTTGCCTGGGGGCGGTTGACCGGCAAAATCCGCCGTGGCCAACCTCTTCCGGAGAAAAGCCGGCTGCACGAAACGGCTAGCTTTGGCCCGCCGGTGGATGATGAAAAGCTCTTCGATATTGTCGAGGTGCTTCACGAAATCGCAGCCGAGACCGGCAAAACCGTGCCGCAGATCGCCATCAATTGGCTCATAGGTCGCCCGACCGTTTCAAGCGTCATCATCGGCGCGCGGAACGAGGAGCAGCTTCGGCAGAACCTCGGAGCCGTCGGCTGGTCGTTGTCGAAAGAGCAGGTTGGCAAGCTCGATAAAGTGAGCGCGGCGCTGTCGCCCTATCCATATTTCCCTTATAGGAATCAGGAAGGATTTGCTAAGTTAAATCCGCCGCTTACCTGA
- a CDS encoding LysR family transcriptional regulator, with amino-acid sequence MSRQDINRSGEMEVFVRAIELGGFTAAAAACRMTPSAVSKLVARLEARLGARLINRSTRKLQLTPEGCAFYERSIAILADIAEAERYASAGEQAAGPIHINTSGSFGNHVLAPLIPSFMALYPAVSLEIVHTDRVVDLMEERADVAIRTGPLKNSSLTARKLGTTRKIIVASSDYLRRHGTPKSIDELQKHCRIGFAYARAMEGWPMQNAGKTITVPVTPGLQVGDGEAMRHLALAGACLARLPVFTVKADIEAGRLAPVLENINPGDGEEFYAVHIGQGGPLPARVRAVLDFLHDNVRL; translated from the coding sequence ATGAGCCGTCAGGACATTAATCGCTCCGGCGAGATGGAAGTCTTCGTGCGCGCCATCGAGCTCGGTGGTTTCACCGCCGCAGCGGCGGCCTGCCGCATGACACCCTCCGCCGTCAGCAAATTGGTCGCCCGTCTTGAAGCGCGGCTTGGCGCGCGGCTGATTAATCGCTCGACACGAAAGCTGCAACTGACACCGGAGGGATGCGCCTTTTATGAGCGCAGCATAGCGATCCTTGCCGACATCGCCGAGGCCGAGCGTTATGCCTCGGCGGGCGAACAGGCTGCCGGACCCATCCACATCAATACCAGCGGCTCCTTCGGCAACCATGTGCTGGCGCCGCTCATTCCGTCTTTCATGGCGCTATACCCTGCCGTCTCGCTCGAGATTGTTCATACCGACAGGGTCGTGGACTTAATGGAGGAACGTGCCGACGTTGCGATCCGCACCGGTCCGCTCAAGAACTCCAGCCTGACCGCCCGCAAACTCGGCACGACCCGCAAGATCATCGTCGCCTCGTCGGACTACCTCCGGCGTCATGGAACGCCCAAATCAATCGACGAACTCCAGAAGCACTGCCGCATCGGCTTTGCCTATGCGCGCGCCATGGAGGGTTGGCCTATGCAAAACGCCGGCAAGACAATAACGGTTCCCGTTACGCCGGGCCTGCAGGTCGGCGATGGCGAAGCCATGCGCCATCTGGCGCTCGCGGGCGCCTGCCTGGCGCGGCTTCCCGTTTTCACGGTCAAAGCCGATATCGAGGCCGGCCGGCTGGCACCGGTGCTTGAAAACATCAACCCCGGCGATGGCGAGGAATTCTATGCCGTCCATATCGGCCAGGGCGGCCCGCTTCCGGCGCGCGTGCGGGCGGTTCTGGATTTCCTGCACGACAATGTCAGGCTGTGA
- a CDS encoding peroxiredoxin → MSLRINDIAPDFTADTSQGPIQFHDWIGGGWAVLFSHPKNFTPVCTTELGAMAGLEQEFAKRGVKVIGISVDPVESHAKWKGDIKTATGFDVEYPLIGDKDLKVAKLYDMLPAGAGESSEGRTPADNATVRSVFVIGPDKKIKLILTYPMTTGRNFNEILRAIDSIQLTAKHQVATPANWQQGEDVIITAAVSNEDAVTRFGSFDTVLPYLRKTKQPAL, encoded by the coding sequence ATGAGCCTGCGTATCAACGATATCGCACCGGATTTTACCGCAGACACGTCACAGGGACCTATCCAGTTCCATGACTGGATAGGCGGCGGCTGGGCGGTGCTGTTCTCGCACCCCAAGAACTTCACGCCGGTCTGCACGACTGAACTCGGGGCTATGGCAGGTCTTGAGCAGGAGTTTGCGAAACGCGGCGTCAAGGTCATCGGCATTTCCGTCGATCCGGTCGAAAGCCATGCCAAATGGAAGGGCGACATTAAGACTGCCACCGGTTTCGATGTCGAATATCCACTGATCGGCGACAAGGATCTCAAGGTTGCCAAGTTGTATGACATGCTGCCGGCCGGCGCTGGCGAAAGCTCTGAAGGACGCACGCCTGCCGACAATGCTACGGTGCGTTCGGTCTTCGTCATCGGGCCGGACAAGAAGATCAAGCTGATCCTCACCTATCCGATGACGACGGGCCGCAACTTCAACGAAATCCTGCGCGCCATCGACTCCATCCAGCTGACGGCAAAGCACCAGGTCGCCACGCCGGCGAACTGGCAGCAGGGTGAGGATGTCATCATCACCGCAGCCGTATCCAACGAGGATGCTGTCACTCGCTTTGGTTCGTTCGATACCGTGCTACCCTATTTGCGCAAGACCAAGCAGCCGGCGCTCTGA
- a CDS encoding RBBP9/YdeN family alpha/beta hydrolase: MSRVLILPGLSGSGEGHWQRYWLQDQPDGHVVEQDDWDRPNLRDWMEKLEAALEEAGDAYIVAHSLGCLLAARLASRPAARRVKGALLVAPCDLPTTETLHAGQVSFGTMPTETLPFPSMTIGSLNDIYMTLDRLTMFGRLWNSDIKNIGLAGHINVASGFGRWPSGYVLLDTLKARARHRRPYVSPSVSAATA; the protein is encoded by the coding sequence ATGAGCAGGGTGCTGATATTGCCGGGCCTGTCAGGATCGGGCGAAGGGCATTGGCAGCGCTATTGGCTGCAGGATCAACCGGACGGCCATGTGGTGGAGCAGGATGACTGGGATCGTCCGAACCTTCGTGATTGGATGGAGAAACTCGAAGCGGCGCTGGAGGAAGCAGGCGATGCCTACATCGTTGCCCATAGTCTCGGCTGCCTGCTGGCTGCCCGACTGGCGAGCCGGCCGGCTGCGCGACGGGTGAAGGGCGCGCTGCTTGTTGCGCCCTGTGATCTGCCCACGACGGAAACGCTGCATGCGGGGCAGGTCTCTTTCGGCACCATGCCTACCGAAACTCTGCCATTTCCCAGCATGACGATCGGCAGCCTCAACGATATCTACATGACGCTAGACCGCCTTACGATGTTCGGGCGTCTCTGGAACTCAGACATCAAGAATATCGGCCTTGCGGGCCATATCAATGTCGCAAGCGGTTTCGGACGCTGGCCGAGCGGCTATGTTCTGCTGGATACGCTGAAAGCGCGCGCCCGGCATCGGAGGCCGTATGTTTCTCCATCCGTGTCCGCCGCGACCGCTTGA